CTTCCTCGGCGTCGCTCTCCTGCGACTCAGGTGGCTTCGGAGAGGCTGGGGCTGGTGCAGCGGCAGATGCGCCTGCCTCGGCATCGTCGTCCTCGTCCGAATCGGGTTTCTGCTCCGCTTTCCTCTCCACGGACTCCGGGCTCTCCGACACGGGACTCGCGGTGCTGGCCTCTTCTTCCCTGGCCTCGGCTTCCTCCGCCGCGACTTCCTCCGGCTCGGGTTTGCGGGGCGCGGACGTGACCGGCGGGGTCGTCGTCGGTTGCTGTTCGGACCGGCCATCCCAGACCAGGCGGGACGCATCTGTCAGGCCTGCAATCAGGAGAAGCGAGCGACCACCGGCGTCATCAGCGCTCAGCTCCACCGCAACCGGGCCGGCAACATGCTTCTCATCCCAGGTCGTCACCTCCCGCCCGCTGATCAGCGTGTCGCCATCCACGGAGGTGATCCGGGCCCGCAGGGGGCCGCGCACAGCGACGTGGGCTCCCTCAGAGAGGATGGTCACCGCGAAAGCCGGGATCGTCAGCAGCCCCGTGCCAGTGGCCTCCATCAGGACCTGCAGGAAAGTTCCGAGCTGGGGATCGCGCAGCATCGAGAGCCACACTTGCTCCGCCTGCTCGTCGCTCACCTGAGCATCCACCAGCGCCATCCCCGCCTCCCAGACCAGAGCACGGTGGGTGCCTGGGGTCCAGCGCACAGTCATGGCATCTCCAGATCCTGAACGGTGTCGTCATTGCCGGGGATGGTCTCCTCGTCCGGATCAGAGTCAACGCCATCTGCGTCAACGGTGTCAACGACGACGACAACGGCAGTCACGTTATCGCGTCCCCCAGCGCGTTTCGCCGCATCGACGAGCGCCGCAGCCTTGTCACGGGGATCGGCGTCCCCCAGCAGGAGCGCGGTCATGAGAAACTCGGTCACCTCGGAGTACAGGCCGTCACTGCAGATCAGGATCTGGTCACCCTTGTGGATGCTGAGCAGCCACTGGTCGGCGACGAGAGGCTTGACCATCCCAGCCCCGAGCGCCCGGGTGATGACGTTGCGCGACCCTTCCCCGGGGCGTTCCCACAGCACCGAGTGGTCCTCACTGATCTGGGTGAGTTCGCCTTTGCGCAGCAGGTAGACCCGGGAATCACCGATGTTGAACACCAGCCAGCGCGGCTGATTGGCCTGCAGGGTCAGCACCACCCCGGCCAGCGTGCTGCCCGGCGGCCGTCCCTCCCCTGACAGCCGGGACACAGCCGCACTGGCGCCGTCGATAGCAGCCAGCACCTCTTCACCGGTCGCCCACTTGTGGCCTGTCAGGGAGAGGAAATTCTCGACGGCAGCCTGCGACGCGGCCTGACCGCGGGCATGCCCGCCCATACCGTCAGCCACGACGAAGCAGGGGGGCGCTGTGATGTAGGAGTCCTCATTGTGGAGCCGCACCATCCCGCGATCTGAGCGGGCACCGAACCGCAGCTCAACCCTCGGTTCCGTGAGCCTGCCGTGTGGTGTGTCGATCATGACTCCACCTGGAAAGAGCGCCCACCCAGGTAGACCACGGTGCCGGGACGAACCGGTGTCCTCAGGTGCTGCTCGATGCGCCACCTGGTCCCCTCGAACTCGAAGATGACGCCATTGCGCGCACCCACATCAACGACGTGCACGTCCCCATCGTTGGCCAACACCACTGCATGAACCTTGGACATCTTCATGGTTTCGTCGATCAGCTCGTGGGGCTGCGACTCCGGGTATTCCGGCAGGGCGACGGGGTTGCGGCCGAAGACCAGCGGTGTGTCAAGGCTGAGCACCGTGCCGTCATCAAGACAAAGCTTGGGTTCCGCGGATACCGCAACCTTGTCGAGCATGGTCTCGTCGCGGCCTGTGGTCCTGGTCTCCGACACAGTCTCCTGGGAGGAGGCAGGCGTATGCAGCGGTTGCGACACGGAAACGAGCGGAACCGCCGCGGATCCTTCCCGAAGGATCGTGGCCGGTGTGGGGGCGGCGTCCTTGGGGGCGAACGGTGACCGTTCGATC
The sequence above is drawn from the Arachnia rubra genome and encodes:
- a CDS encoding PP2C family protein-serine/threonine phosphatase produces the protein MIDTPHGRLTEPRVELRFGARSDRGMVRLHNEDSYITAPPCFVVADGMGGHARGQAASQAAVENFLSLTGHKWATGEEVLAAIDGASAAVSRLSGEGRPPGSTLAGVVLTLQANQPRWLVFNIGDSRVYLLRKGELTQISEDHSVLWERPGEGSRNVITRALGAGMVKPLVADQWLLSIHKGDQILICSDGLYSEVTEFLMTALLLGDADPRDKAAALVDAAKRAGGRDNVTAVVVVVDTVDADGVDSDPDEETIPGNDDTVQDLEMP